The Candidatus Eisenbacteria bacterium genome includes the window GCGCGCGGCCAGCACCGGCGCGCCGGTCAGCCCGGGCGCGCCGCCGATCACCAGCACGCGCCCCGCGCGCTTCTTGTGCGTGTCCGGGCTTCGCGTCGGCAACAGCATCGCGAGTTCGCTCGCCGTCGCGACCTCGATGCGTGACGCGCCCGGCTGCGCGATCTGGGGGGCAAGGCCGATCTCCGCTACCTCGAGCGCGCCGACGAACGCGCGGCCGGGGTAGAGCCAGTGGCCGCGTTTCGGGAATCCGAACGCCACCGTCAGGTCGGCGCGCACCGCGCGGCGCGCGATCGCGCCCGAGTCGGCGTCGACTCCGGTCGGCAGATCCACCGCCACCACACGCGTGCCGCGCTCGTCGAGTTCGCGCAGCGCCTGGACGCCGGCGGCGATCACGCCTTCGGGAGCGCCGCGCGCGCCCGTGCCGAGCATCGCGTCGACAGCGAAGTCCCACGCATCGCACGCGGCGAGCTGTCGATCGAGCGCCGCCTCATCGTCTGCGCGCTCGATCACGACACCGGCGGCGCGCGCCGCCTCGAGGCACTGCAGCGCATCGCCGCGCAGGCGCTGTGGATCGCCGAGCACCACCGCTCGCACTTTCGCACCGAGGCGTCCGAGTGCTCGCGCCGCGACCAGTCCGTCGCCGCCATTGTTGCCGGTCCCGCACAGCACCAGCACCCGCAAGGCGAGCAGCGGCCCGTAGCGTCGCTCCATCGCGGCCACCACCTGGTGGCCGGCGCGGTCCATGAGCGCAAGGCCTGTGGCATGACCGCTTTCGATCGTGGCGCGATCGATCGACCGCACCTCGTCGGCAGTGACGAGCCTCACGCGATCAGCTCGGCCACACCGAAAGTCGTACCCAGAAACGGGTCGGACCCGCCTTGGTCTTGTAGCGTTCGAATTGATAGCTCTTGAGCGCCGTCAATACCGTGGGATAGAGCGGCTCGGGCCCGTAGAGCGGCTCGGCGTAGATCACCTTGCCGTCGAGGCCGACGAGTGCGAGCACGCCGACGCTGCCGCGCTCGACCGAGGTGCGCAGATCGTCCGGGATGCGCGCGAAGATCGTCTTGACCAGCTTGGGCGGCGTGTACCCCTCCGGATTTTCCTCGTTCAGACTCAGCGTGTCGGGAAGCACCGGCGTGCTGTCGGCGAGTGCGTCGGCGAGCGAGTTCGCGAACGGATTGTCGCGGACCGCGACGGCTGAGCCGCTCGCGCCGCCGCCGCCGCCGGGCTCCGACGAGCCGATCGCGTCGCTCGCGTCGTCGAGCCGCGAGGCGACCGTGATCACGCGCAATGATTCCATCTGGAC containing:
- a CDS encoding NAD(P)H-hydrate epimerase, producing the protein MRLVTADEVRSIDRATIESGHATGLALMDRAGHQVVAAMERRYGPLLALRVLVLCGTGNNGGDGLVAARALGRLGAKVRAVVLGDPQRLRGDALQCLEAARAAGVVIERADDEAALDRQLAACDAWDFAVDAMLGTGARGAPEGVIAAGVQALRELDERGTRVVAVDLPTGVDADSGAIARRAVRADLTVAFGFPKRGHWLYPGRAFVGALEVAEIGLAPQIAQPGASRIEVATASELAMLLPTRSPDTHKKRAGRVLVIGGAPGLTGAPVLAAR